The following proteins come from a genomic window of Streptococcus pneumoniae:
- a CDS encoding antibiotic biosynthesis monooxygenase family protein — protein MTLTINVYYKGDGDSAIKFAREMLDSGLVEEIRNQKGNLKYEYFLPIEKEGTILLIDQWINQETLDKHHQSKTMQKILDLRKKYHLQMQVERYIEDDSGMPESDKSFIDTGN, from the coding sequence ATGACATTGACTATTAATGTATATTATAAAGGTGATGGAGATAGTGCAATAAAGTTTGCAAGAGAAATGCTTGATAGTGGCCTTGTTGAAGAAATTAGAAATCAAAAAGGTAACTTGAAATACGAATATTTTTTACCAATTGAAAAAGAGGGAACTATTCTCCTTATTGATCAGTGGATAAATCAAGAAACTTTAGATAAGCATCATCAATCAAAGACAATGCAGAAAATCTTAGATTTAAGAAAAAAATATCACTTGCAGATGCAAGTTGAACGTTATATAGAAGATGATTCTGGGATGCCAGAAAGCGATAAGTCGTTTATAGACACAGGGAATTAG
- a CDS encoding 6-phospho-beta-glucosidase, whose amino-acid sequence MTTFKDGFLWGGAVAAHQLEGGWQEGGKGISVADVMTAGRHGVAREITSGVLEGKYYPNHEAIDFYHRYKEDIALFAEMGFKCFRTSIAWTRIFPKGDELEPNEEGLQFYDNLFDECLKNGIEPVITLSHFEMPYHLVTEYGGWKNRKLIDFFARFAEVVFKRYKDKVKYWMTFNEINNQANYQEDFAPFTNSGIVYEEGDNREAIMYQAAHYELVASARAVKIGHEINPDFQIGCMIAMCPIYPATCNPKDILMAMKAMQKRYYFADVHVLGKYPEHIFKYWERKGISVDFAAQDKEDLLGGTVDYIGFSYYMSFAIDSHRENNPYFDYLETEDLVKNNYVKASEWEWQIDPEGLRYALNWFTDHYHLPLFIVENGFGAIDQVAADGMVHDDYRIEYLGAHIREMKKAVVEDGVDLMGYTPWGCIDLVSAGTGEMRKRYGFIYVDKDDNGKESYNRSPKKSFGWYKEVISSNGESVE is encoded by the coding sequence ATGACTACTTTTAAAGATGGATTTTTATGGGGTGGTGCTGTTGCTGCTCATCAACTTGAAGGTGGATGGCAAGAAGGTGGCAAGGGAATTAGTGTTGCTGATGTTATGACTGCTGGTCGTCATGGAGTAGCTCGTGAAATTACTTCGGGAGTTTTAGAGGGTAAATATTATCCAAATCATGAGGCGATAGATTTTTATCATCGTTATAAAGAAGACATAGCACTTTTTGCTGAAATGGGATTCAAGTGCTTCCGTACCTCTATTGCATGGACGCGTATCTTTCCAAAAGGTGATGAGTTAGAGCCGAATGAAGAAGGATTACAGTTTTATGATAATCTTTTTGATGAATGCTTAAAGAATGGTATTGAACCTGTCATCACTCTATCTCATTTTGAAATGCCTTATCACTTAGTGACCGAATATGGTGGTTGGAAAAATAGGAAATTGATTGATTTCTTTGCTCGTTTTGCAGAAGTCGTATTTAAACGTTACAAAGATAAGGTTAAATATTGGATGACTTTCAATGAAATCAATAATCAAGCGAATTATCAGGAAGATTTTGCACCATTTACTAACTCAGGTATTGTATATGAGGAAGGTGATAATAGAGAAGCAATTATGTATCAAGCAGCACATTACGAATTAGTTGCTTCTGCACGAGCTGTAAAAATTGGTCATGAGATTAATCCAGATTTTCAAATAGGTTGTATGATTGCGATGTGTCCAATTTATCCAGCTACTTGCAATCCTAAGGATATCTTAATGGCAATGAAAGCTATGCAGAAGCGTTATTATTTTGCTGATGTGCATGTTTTAGGTAAATATCCTGAGCATATTTTCAAGTATTGGGAACGAAAAGGTATTTCAGTTGATTTTGCTGCCCAGGATAAAGAAGATTTACTTGGTGGGACTGTAGATTACATTGGTTTCAGTTACTATATGTCCTTTGCTATCGACTCTCATCGTGAAAATAATCCTTATTTTGATTATCTTGAAACAGAAGATTTAGTGAAAAATAATTATGTTAAGGCTTCTGAATGGGAGTGGCAAATTGATCCAGAAGGTTTACGTTATGCGTTAAATTGGTTTACAGACCACTATCACTTACCACTCTTTATTGTTGAAAATGGTTTTGGAGCTATAGATCAAGTTGCAGCAGATGGTATGGTACATGATGATTATAGAATTGAATATCTAGGTGCCCATATTCGTGAAATGAAAAAGGCTGTAGTTGAAGATGGTGTTGATTTAATGGGTTATACTCCATGGGGATGTATTGATTTGGTTTCAGCTGGTACCGGTGAAATGCGGAAACGTTATGGCTTTATTTATGTAGATAAAGATGACAATGGGAAGGAAAGTTATAATCGTTCCCCGAAAAAATCTTTTGGCTGGTATAAGGAAGTTATTTCATCTAACGGTGAATCAGTAGAATAG
- a CDS encoding PTS cellobiose transporter subunit IIB encodes MAKALIICAAGMSSSLMAQKTTEFLKGKGKDIVVDAISATEGGKAIAAAAFDLYLVSPQTKMYFKQFEEAGSKAGKPVVQIPPQAYIPIPMGIEKMANLILENI; translated from the coding sequence ATGGCAAAAGCTTTAATTATTTGTGCAGCAGGAATGTCTTCATCACTTATGGCACAGAAAACAACAGAGTTTCTAAAAGGAAAAGGGAAAGATATTGTAGTTGATGCTATTAGTGCTACTGAAGGAGGGAAAGCTATCGCAGCAGCAGCTTTTGATTTGTATCTTGTCAGCCCTCAAACAAAAATGTACTTTAAGCAATTTGAAGAGGCTGGTTCTAAAGCAGGAAAACCAGTTGTACAAATACCTCCTCAAGCCTATATTCCTATTCCAATGGGAATTGAAAAAATGGCTAATTTGATTCTTGAGAATATTTGA
- a CDS encoding BglG family transcription antiterminator has translation MNVLNIKEKDILQFLIKNKERFVTSKELAEYLSCSDRTVRNVLKLIEKTMIIQGVRLISKQGQGYQIFFENQGAYQEFRQTYELEEDYTKTAVSKGDDRLVFILNKLLFEQVPVLFDDLADELYVSRSTLSHDFRKIRVMLSEYNLSIESRANKGVYVSGEERDKRRFIINYFLENQFFKTIHCYVKFNFFDQTVPLEEFARIVLDECQEANLKLSDFVLQNLVVHIALSVIRLKSGFEIKNIDCQMTDDATERKVAQRILSKVREVTNQEFPVQEIDYITLHLLAKSQQCQKNQKNISEEVLKKSLFKTFQNLGLDDMYNFSSDFQLIEGLITHLMTLQVRLESRITLNNPLVDEIKQNYSDIFFMTREILANMDKFLEWTISDDEVAYVSLHFLAAMERSKESTKFNILAICATGFGAAQMLRNRLETEFGKRVEVVDVIGYYELNQEKLKGIDFIVSAVDLSNLYFQIPVFKVSVFLKSDEMEMIRKAMVQMQVSSYVQSSKINKFENNGFRQYFSKENFLICTESDKVNLLEKMVESLSVGESNEFEQSLLYGIKQREELSSVVFSEKIAVPHPIQPFGTEGKVSVAICKDSLLWDNQSSHVQLVFLLSPSIYGNEGLATVTKKIVSLTENDELQNQLISCNNFEDFINIFEKIK, from the coding sequence ATGAATGTGTTAAACATTAAAGAGAAAGACATCCTTCAATTTTTAATAAAAAATAAGGAACGTTTTGTTACAAGCAAAGAACTAGCAGAATATTTATCCTGTTCAGATAGAACTGTCCGTAATGTACTGAAATTAATTGAGAAGACAATGATTATTCAAGGAGTCCGGTTGATTTCAAAACAAGGTCAAGGGTATCAAATATTTTTTGAGAATCAAGGCGCTTACCAGGAGTTTAGACAAACTTATGAACTGGAAGAAGACTATACGAAAACTGCGGTTTCAAAAGGTGATGATCGTTTAGTATTTATCTTAAATAAATTATTATTTGAGCAAGTTCCAGTTCTTTTTGATGATTTAGCTGATGAACTTTACGTTAGTCGTTCAACATTATCTCATGATTTCAGAAAGATACGAGTGATGTTATCAGAGTATAATTTGTCCATTGAGAGTAGGGCGAATAAAGGAGTTTATGTCTCAGGCGAGGAACGTGATAAACGACGTTTTATCATAAATTATTTCCTAGAGAATCAATTTTTTAAAACAATACATTGCTATGTAAAATTTAACTTTTTTGATCAAACTGTTCCATTAGAAGAATTTGCTAGAATTGTTTTGGATGAATGCCAAGAGGCCAACCTAAAACTATCTGATTTTGTACTACAGAATTTAGTAGTTCACATAGCATTGTCTGTGATTCGTTTAAAATCCGGATTTGAAATAAAAAATATAGACTGTCAGATGACTGATGATGCAACAGAGAGAAAGGTTGCCCAAAGAATTCTTTCTAAAGTAAGAGAAGTAACAAATCAGGAATTTCCAGTTCAGGAAATAGACTACATTACTTTGCATTTGTTAGCTAAGAGTCAACAATGTCAAAAAAATCAGAAGAATATTTCTGAAGAAGTTTTAAAAAAATCTTTATTTAAAACATTTCAGAATTTAGGATTAGATGATATGTATAACTTTTCTTCAGATTTCCAACTAATTGAAGGATTGATAACTCATCTAATGACACTACAAGTACGTTTAGAAAGCCGGATTACCTTAAATAACCCTTTAGTAGATGAAATTAAACAGAATTATAGTGATATATTCTTTATGACTAGAGAAATTCTTGCAAATATGGACAAGTTCTTGGAGTGGACAATATCAGATGATGAAGTAGCATATGTAAGTCTTCACTTTTTAGCTGCTATGGAACGTAGCAAAGAGAGTACTAAGTTTAATATTCTTGCTATTTGTGCAACAGGATTTGGTGCAGCCCAAATGTTAAGAAATCGTTTGGAAACGGAGTTTGGGAAGCGAGTAGAAGTTGTTGATGTAATAGGCTATTATGAATTGAATCAAGAAAAACTTAAAGGAATAGATTTTATAGTGTCAGCTGTTGATTTATCAAATCTATATTTTCAAATCCCAGTTTTTAAAGTTAGTGTGTTTCTTAAGAGTGATGAGATGGAAATGATTAGAAAAGCTATGGTTCAGATGCAAGTTTCTAGTTATGTACAATCATCAAAGATTAACAAATTTGAAAACAACGGCTTTAGACAGTATTTTAGTAAAGAAAACTTTTTAATATGTACTGAATCAGACAAGGTAAATTTACTTGAAAAGATGGTTGAGAGTTTATCTGTTGGTGAATCAAATGAGTTTGAACAATCTTTACTTTATGGAATTAAACAGCGCGAAGAATTAAGTTCAGTTGTTTTTTCTGAAAAAATTGCAGTTCCGCATCCTATTCAGCCCTTTGGTACAGAGGGAAAGGTTTCGGTTGCAATTTGTAAAGATTCGTTACTCTGGGATAATCAAAGTTCACATGTTCAGCTAGTATTTCTTCTATCTCCATCAATATATGGGAACGAAGGTTTGGCAACTGTGACTAAAAAGATAGTCTCTCTGACAGAGAATGATGAATTGCAAAATCAGCTAATATCTTGCAATAACTTTGAAGATTTTATTAACATATTTGAGAAGATAAAATAG
- the celB gene encoding PTS cellobiose transporter subunit IIC: MDQQNGLFGFLENHVMGPMGKLAQFKVVRAITAAGMAAVPFTIVGSMFLVFSILPQAFSFWPIVADIFSASFDKFTSLYMVANYATMGSLSLYFVLSLAYELTKIYAEEEELNMNPLNGALLALMAFVMTVPQIIFDGGMMKTVTSLKEGAVIADGWAMGNGVARFGTTGIFTAIIMAIVTVLIYRMCVKHNWVIKMPEAVPEGVSRGFTALVPGFVVAFVVIFINGLLVAMGTDIFKVIAIPFGFVSNLTNSWIGLMIIYLLTQLLWIVGIHGANIVFAFVSPIALANMAENAAGGHFAVAGEFSNMFVIAGGSGATLGLCLYIAFASKSEQLKAIGRASVVPALFNINEPLIFGLPIIYNPALAIPFILAPMVTATIYYVANSLNFIKPIIAQVPWPTPVGIGAFLGTADLRAVLVALVCAFAAFLVYLPFIRVYDQKLVKEEQGI, from the coding sequence ATGGATCAACAAAACGGGTTGTTTGGTTTTCTTGAAAACCATGTTATGGGACCAATGGGCAAACTTGCTCAGTTTAAAGTAGTACGTGCTATCACGGCTGCAGGTATGGCTGCTGTACCATTTACTATTGTAGGATCAATGTTTTTGGTATTCAGTATTTTGCCACAAGCTTTCTCATTTTGGCCAATTGTGGCAGATATTTTCTCTGCTTCATTTGATAAATTCACATCACTTTACATGGTTGCAAACTATGCGACTATGGGTTCTCTATCTCTTTATTTCGTTCTATCACTTGCATATGAATTGACAAAAATTTATGCAGAGGAAGAAGAACTCAATATGAATCCTCTTAATGGTGCCTTGCTTGCCTTGATGGCTTTTGTCATGACAGTACCGCAAATCATTTTTGATGGTGGAATGATGAAGACTGTGACAAGTCTAAAAGAAGGTGCAGTAATTGCAGATGGATGGGCAATGGGAAATGGAGTCGCACGTTTTGGGACAACAGGGATTTTTACCGCAATCATTATGGCAATTGTGACTGTTCTTATTTATCGTATGTGTGTTAAACATAATTGGGTTATTAAAATGCCTGAAGCTGTTCCAGAAGGAGTTTCTCGTGGATTTACCGCTTTGGTTCCGGGATTTGTTGTTGCATTTGTTGTTATCTTTATCAACGGTCTTCTTGTAGCAATGGGAACAGATATTTTTAAAGTCATTGCAATTCCATTTGGTTTTGTATCCAATCTGACTAATTCGTGGATTGGTTTAATGATTATTTATCTATTGACTCAACTACTTTGGATTGTAGGTATCCACGGTGCGAACATTGTTTTTGCATTTGTTAGTCCAATTGCTCTTGCTAACATGGCTGAAAATGCTGCTGGCGGGCACTTCGCTGTTGCAGGTGAATTTTCTAATATGTTTGTAATTGCAGGTGGTTCTGGTGCAACTTTAGGACTATGTTTATATATTGCTTTTGCCTCTAAATCTGAACAGCTTAAAGCAATAGGACGAGCATCTGTAGTTCCGGCCTTATTTAATATTAATGAACCATTAATTTTTGGATTACCTATTATCTATAATCCAGCCTTGGCTATACCATTTATTTTAGCACCAATGGTTACTGCTACTATTTATTACGTAGCGAATTCTCTAAACTTTATTAAGCCAATTATCGCACAGGTTCCATGGCCAACTCCAGTAGGGATTGGAGCTTTCTTAGGGA
- a CDS encoding PTS cellobiose transporter subunit IIA — MNQEELQVAAFEIILHSGNARSEIHEAFAKMREGSFDDAESKLNQSNEIILEAHHAQTKLLQEYASGVEIKIEIIMVHAQDHLMTTMTLLEVAKEMLALYKKVN; from the coding sequence ATGAATCAAGAGGAACTGCAGGTTGCAGCATTTGAAATTATCCTGCATTCGGGAAATGCAAGGTCAGAAATACATGAAGCATTTGCAAAAATGAGAGAAGGTAGTTTTGATGATGCAGAAAGTAAATTAAATCAATCAAATGAGATAATTCTTGAAGCGCATCATGCACAAACCAAACTCTTGCAAGAATACGCAAGTGGAGTGGAAATTAAAATTGAAATTATCATGGTACATGCTCAAGATCATTTAATGACCACTATGACATTATTAGAAGTAGCAAAGGAAATGTTAGCTCTTTATAAGAAAGTTAACTAA
- a CDS encoding SemiSWEET transporter, with translation MIGSIAAILTTFAFLPQVFRVVKTKDTGSIALGMYVMQVIGIALWLAHGIRIGDLPLILANSVSFLLSGIILFYKLKYK, from the coding sequence ATGATTGGAAGTATTGCAGCAATTTTAACAACATTTGCATTTTTACCACAAGTTTTTCGTGTAGTTAAGACAAAGGACACAGGATCTATTGCTCTAGGTATGTATGTTATGCAAGTTATTGGTATTGCATTGTGGCTTGCTCATGGTATTCGTATAGGAGACTTGCCTTTGATTTTAGCAAATAGTGTTTCATTTCTACTTTCAGGAATAATTTTATTTTATAAATTGAAGTATAAATAA